Below is a genomic region from Echinicola rosea.
CGTAGGTGAATTCGGTCAGCAAGTTCCGTCCCACCACTGGCTTGGGAAACATTTGGTCTGCCGAATAATCACCAAGCATCCAAATGGACTGCCCGTACATGCCGGGTTTGGTAAGTGCTCCATAAGCCGCAGTGATGGCTGATTCTGCATCCTCCGCAGTATTATAATATTCATTGATCGTCAAAAAACTATAGGGTGTTTCTTCCAGATCACTGCAAGAAAACAGTGTCATTGCCAAAACAATGGCGCTCACAATGTGTTTGGTATAGATATTCATGGCTTTTTGGGTTATGATTAAAATGATACTTGGACACCGAGCAAATAAGATTTTGCCCTAGGATAGGGATCTCTGTCAATCCCAAAATTGGTAACATTATTAACACCAGTGGTGTTTAGCTCCGGATCATATCCGGAATAATCCGTCCAGGTGACTAAATTGGTAAGGCTGGTATACAGCCTCAGTCTGGACAACCAATCTATTTGGGACACTTCAAAAGTATATCCTAATTGAATATTCTTTAACCGGATAAAGGATCCATCCTCAATATATCGGCTGCTTTGGAGTAATCTGCCACTTTGTGATGGTCGGATATATTCATTACTAGGATTTTCGGATGACCAATGGTTGACGACTTCTGCGAGTTGGTTGGTGCCAAATACAGCTGACTCCAATTGCATTCTTCTGTTGAAGAATACATCATTACCCATGTTACCCTGCACAAAAATTGAGAGATCAAATGCTTTGTAGCGGAAATTGTTGGTTATCCCAAAAATAAAATCGGGATTGGGGTCTCCAATGATCTGCCGGTCAGCTGCACTAAATGCCCCGTCTCCGTTGATATCAGCGTACCTTGCATCTCCTGGTTGTGCCGATGGCATGTGACTGTTGGCTATATCATCCGATTCCTGCCACACTCCATCCCATACGTAACCATAAAATGTTCCTACTGGATAGCCTACTTTTAGCAAACTGCCGTTAGCAAAAGCTCCTACTCCTCCATCACCGGTAGGGATCACTTCATCTACTTCACCTGTGATTTTAAGAATTTTGTTTCGGTTACGGGAATAGTTTGCTGATACCTCCCAGTTCAGCTGGCTGTCGATGACCACTGCGTTCAGTCCCAGCTCAAATCCTTTGTTCTCGATTTCGCCAAAGTTCCCAAATATAGTGTTAAAGCCAGAAGACGATGGTATCCTACGGGAAATCAACAAATCTTCGGTTCGCTTGTGATAATAATCAAATGTCAACATCAACTGGTTGTTCCATAAACCTACATCCATGCCGACATCGGCCTGGTTGGTACGTTCCCACTTGATATCTGGATTGGCCACTCCTGTGGGGCTAATTCCGATATTCAGTTCGTTTCCAAAATTATAGTTGCTCCCACTGGTCAATCTCGGAAAGGATTGGTAAAGCGGAATGTTGGCATTTCCGGTGACCCCATAGCTCACCCTTAATTTCAGATCACTGATCAGCTCACTATCCATTAAGAAGTCTTCTTCTTTTACCCTCCACGCCAAGGCTGCAGAAGGGAAAAAACCCCATTTATTGTTTTGGCCAAACCTACTGGAACCATCGGCCCTTCCGGTCAAGGTAAGTAAATACTTGTCCAATAGGATATAGTTTACCCTAGCAGTCCAAGAGTCCAATCTCCAACTATTTTTATTAGAGGAAATATTCCTGTTGGAAACTAGGCCGAGATTATTGTTTACCAAAAGGTCAGTGGACAGTTCACTTCCTCCTGCAAGAGAGCTAACCCCTGTGTAGCGCTGGGTGGAAAATACCCCAGTAATATTGAAGTCATGTGCCTCACCGATCTTTTTGGAATAATTCAGGACACTTTCGTGGATCAGGGAGTTTTGATCCAAGTTCCCTATTCCGGCGACACCACTGTTGATCCTGCCCATGGGGACATCTGTTCCCGTATAGGTGTCCTTACGGTCATGGAAAACATCCACGCCAATGTTCCCTCGGTATGTCAATCCTTTCGCAATATCCACATGGACATAAAAATTGCTGAGCAGCCTGGTATTGGTACTCCGATTGAGTACTTGGGTCATAGCCAATGGATTGGCCTGTAATTCAAAATTGGCATTGATGTCCCCAAAATAGGTGTAATCTCCCTGATCAGTATATGGTGCAAAAATAGGTGGGGCAAAGAGTGCCGCAGTTACGGTTCCCATATTTTCACTTTCGTAAGTGGTCCCTGTGATGGCGCCATTACTTACGACATAATTATAATTAAGGTTAATACCGATCTTCACCCGATCTTGCAATTCATTTTCCAGGTTGAGCCGTGAGGAAATCCGCTCAAAATCGGAATTTTCAATTATCCCTTGCTGATCAAAATAATTAAAACTGAGATTATAAACTGTTTTTTCGCTCCCTCCAGCGAAAGACAGCTGATGGTTTTGGATAGGTGCATTCCTGAAAATAACATCCTGCCAATCTGTGTCGTGATAGGTAATACCATCCAAGGCCCCTGGATTGATTTCATTGTTGAGTGCGAGAAACTCCTCTGCATTCATCATATCCAGTTTTTTGGTTACCTCTTGGACACCGTAGTAGGCATTGTAATTGATCTTTGTCTTTCCCTTTTCTCCTTTTTTAGTAGTGATGAGGATCACGCCGTTTGCACCTCTGGCACCGTAAATGCTAGTGGCCGATGCATCTTTCAGCACTTCGATAGAGGCGATGTCATTGGGATTGATCGTGGACAAGGGATTTAACTGGCCGCCGGCAGAATTCTGGGCCGTGGTCGATCCTGGAGCCGATCCACCCGCCACAATAGGAAAGCCGTCAATCACATACAAGGGCTCATTTGAGGTGCTCAAGGAATTACCTCCTCGAATCTTGACACTTGTAGCCCCTCCAGGCGCACCGGAATTTTGAGTAATTTCCACCCCTGCTACACGCCCTTGTAGCCCTTGATCCAAGGATGAAATGGGGGTTTTGTTCAATTCTTCAGAAGAAACCGAAGCAACGGAACCAGTCAAATCGGATTTTTTAACCGAACCATACCCTACTACCACTACCTCCTCCAAGGACTCGGTATCAGATGATAGGATCACATTAAAATTGCTTTTTCCGTTAAGAGGGATCTCTTTGGACTCGAACCCCACAAAGGATACTACAATGACCTGTTGGTCATCTTGGACAGTCAAGGAAAAGTTCCCATCCAAATCTGTTACTGTACCGTTTGAGGTGTTTTTCTCCACTACAGTAGCACCTGGAAGAGGAAGCCCTTCTTCATCCACTACTGTTCCGGTGACTTCAAAAGAAGTGGTCTTGACGTCCCTATACTCATTAGCTTTTGATTCGATGGTAGGGGTATTGGTTTTGCTCAGGGCATATCCGTCCTGGTAGGTTAAGCCCAAGGCCAAACCTATCAAAATTACATTAATTGATTTCATTATTTCGGGTTTTAAGGTTATTTGATCATAAGAACATGAATAGTTACAAACCTCTATTAGGTAATACATATACCAAAAACAGCTAGAGGTACTTTCTCGGAAGGATGCTCAAATTGAAGTTTAAGCATTCCAGTCACCACAGGTTGGTCAAAGTCGACAGTTATGACCGCTTGATGGTTTTCGGAGATTGTGGCCAGGTGTTTATCATTCTCATCCATCACTATCATATTTCTGGCAACAAAAGGCATGACATGTTCATGGTGTTCCATTTGTACCGTTTCCATAGGATGATCGTAATCCGTATCAAGAAATATTTTGAGACGACTTATCGAAACGGGATGAGACCATTGGAAATCAAGTGAAGGCTGGGTATCTGATGGACTAGCCATCCAAGCATTAGGCTGTGCTACAGGCCGGTACAATGGGCTAAGGATATTAGTGGCTTCATAGGTATATACTGGTTCTGCAAATTCAATGGCCATATTTCCTCCCTTAGGCCGACGCTTTGGACACCAAAACTCAAACTCATCCACTCCAGAACCCTCAGGCGGCTCTTGCTTGCCAAAATTGGAAACCGCTTTATTCACTTGATTATACACTGAGACCATGCCCGATAGCAATTGATCAGAAAGTAGAATATCCACATCGTCGTTTTTCAAGACTGTAATAAATGCATATTGGTCTTGAAATCCCCCCAGGTCTCCTAATTCCACCGCCAGCTTTTGTTCGCCAACCTCCAATGAATAATCAGTTGACCACACCGTGATATCTGGCGTGTGGTTATATGGTTTGCTACTTTTCCTTACTTGTACCGTAAGTGCTGTGGCCTTTCTGACATTGAATGACAGGGAAAATGCGGGTATTTTTTTTCGTACTGGAACCATTTGAGCCATCGAAAAAGAAAGGTTCTCCCATGAAGATCCAGCAGAAATCGCCCTTAAACTGTATTCACTTGACGGATGGATGACCGCATCATTGGCCAAATTATCTAAAGTGAATTGAAGCTGTGGAATATAATGTCCCGTAGCCACCAGGTCCTGTTGGAGCTTTTTCAGCTTATGCTTCTCAAGGAGCTCACGAGGGGAGACATCGTATTTTATAACATGCGCTGCAGCCATCCCGACAGCCTGTCCTCCATGGGCACACGTCGCCATTACCCTTGTGGAGCCAAAGGCCACGTGGGAGGCACTTATGATCCTCCCTGTCAACAACAGGTTGTCAATAGACTTTGGCACATAACACCGGTAAGGGATGGAATAAACGCCCTTGGTATGCCATTGGGTGCAGCTGGGCTTATCACTGTACACCCCATCAGCAGGGTGAAGATCCATGGCCCATCCCCCAAAAGAAATCGCATCTTCGTGTGCTAGCTGATGGACTAGGTCTTCCTGCTTTAGCATATACTCTCCTTCAAACCTTCTGCTCTCACGTTTGCCGGGGATCAGTCCCACCCATTCCAAGGTATAGTAATCTGCTTCCGTGAATTTACCTGAGTTCTTTATATAATTCCATATTCCATAAGCTACTTTCCACAGTTCATGTTTGATTTCTTCAGTATCGTGGATGGTATCTTTCCTACCACCGTACTCAAACCACCACAGCTTACACCCATGGTCACCCACTTCCACATTTTTGACTCCTGGAATCTGGGAAGTGTCCTTTATCGCATAATCGGGTGCCACATACTTGACTGGCTTTTCTGTTTTCTTGGAATAGAAAAACAAGGTATGCCCAAGCAGTTCACCATAATCTTCCACATCAGGAGCCAATCCTTCCCCTAGCTCCTCGGGGCTTTCGGCTCCTATTCGATAAGGTACACCGGACATGTAAGAAACGATGCCATCTCCAGAAGCATCAATAAACTGTCGGGCTGTGAAATTATAGAGTGTGGAGTTTTGCGAATTAAATGCGATGACCTTTTCGATGGTGCGGTCGTCAGCTTTGGCAATATGGAAAACTGTCGTATTGAGGTAAAGACTGATGTTGGGCTCCGCCATTACCTTGTCAAGCACCACCGTATCAAAAAGCACCGGGTTGCCCTCTTTGTTTCGAAAGGTATTTTCCACCATGATTTCATCCACTATCCCCCCTTCTCTCGCCCAGCGGTTGTTATTTCCCATATGGGAGGTGGCTCCCAAGGCCCATAATCTCACTTCGCTGGATGCGTTGCCTCCCAATACAGGCCGGTCTTGGATCAAGGTCACTTTGCATCCCTGCCGTGCTGCGGTAATCGCTGCACAAACACCGGAAAGTCCTCCTCCCACGATTACGATATCCGAATATTCGGTGGTTTCTTTAAGATTACGAAAATTCTTAAACGCTTCTTTTATCATGCTAATTTTTTGATTTCGTTTTTCCAAAATATAATCCAGCACTTGCCATAAGTACCATGACAATACCGGCAGCTACCAACATCCCATTTCCTTTACTGGCGATTATACCAAGTCCTGTCATTATCAATCCTATCATGCCTGTGGCAATGGAGATGACTTTTATCCCGAAAGCGGTATCATCACCCGACCGTTCTACTTCTTCCACTTCCTGGTCGGAGCCAATGGTTACTGGGGCTTTCTCCCCTGATAAAACAGGCCTATTCTTGATTTCAAATAGGATCAACATACATACAGGTACTGTAACTCCCAAGGTCATTTCCATACTTCTGGAGACTTCATAATCCAGCACGGAAGGCAAAATGAGAATTATCAGTGCCAAGACCGCAATACTCACCGTAGAGGTAAGAATGACAGATCTACTGTCCTGTCTATCGGAATACAGGCTCCACAGTATGGGAGCAAACAACGGCGCTCCAGTCACAGCGGCCACTTTCAGCACGACATTGACGATTCCTCCCAAATAGGGAACCAGCATGGCTACACCCATCACGCCAAGTCCAAAAAATACGGTCACCCATCTGGCGACTTTAATCAATTGGTTTTCTGACGCTCGGGGATGGATTGTCTTGTAAAGGTCATTAGTAGTGACAGCCGCCATCATATTGAGGGTTGTATTTACCGAGCTGGCCGTAGCAAAGACCATGGCTGCTATCATCAGGCCCAACATACCAATTGGCAAAGCCTTGGCACACATCATGAGGTAGGCTCCTTCCATCTGCTGGGTCGTCACCAGTCCTGGATCGTAAACTTTATAAATCATAGGAGGCAACATCCATATCAACGGAAAAACCAAGTACAAGCCAGCAAATAAAAGAGCTACTTTTTTTGCCTCTTTTGGAGATTTCACACTGGTATACCGTTGTACATACGCCCAGTTTCCACCGATAAAAACAAAATTATAAAGCATGAAAGCCACCAAGAACACGGGGCTAAATTCACTGTTGATAAGATCAAAAAACCCTTCTGGGGACTGGGAAATAAAACCATCCGTCCCCCCCACTTCATCCAATGCCAATGGGATAACAATGAAAACTGCCGCTGTCAGGACCACAAACTGTAATACATCCGTGGCCAATACTGCCCAGAACCCACCCACAGCGGTATAAAGAACAATGGTAATTCCTAAAATCAGGATGATGAGGGTAATAGGCATCTGTGCCGAAACTGATACGATCTTTGCCACTGGATATAGAAAAGATCCCGCGGTAAAAAATGACACTGCAATGAACAAATAAGAATATATTTTCTGGGTTTTTACACCAAACCTACGGGTAACATATTCAGCAGCAGTCAAGACGTTAGTCTCTTTCCATTTGCGGGCTACTGTAAAATAAATGATCAGTCCTGCAATGGCCATTGTACTCTGGATAGTAACTGCCACCATTCCTTGGTCATAAGCAATAGAACCCCAGACCACAAATGTTCCAGCAGAGAAAAAACTCATAAACAAGCTAAGCCCACTAATCCACCACGGAACGTTTCCTCCACCCGCAAAAAAATTGGTCATCGACCGCCCTGTCCTGGCAAATGCCAGTCCTGCTGAAAGAACGATTAAGGTAAACACACCTATCAATATATAATCTTGCTCTTGCATTTAGGTTATTTTGGTATTGCGATGATAAAAGTGAGTATTAGTCAGCTAAAAAAAAATAATGATGGATAAACTGGGTTAACGAAAAGGTTTTCGTATTGAATTTTTTTAACGAAAACCTTTTCGTAAATTATCATAAAACCGTCTAAAAGGAATTAAAAAGTATATTTCCATTATGAAAGAATATATCACGATAAAAGACTTGGCAGACCAACTTCACTTATCCGTAGGGACGGTATCCAAAGCTTTTAACCCAAAATACAAGGATATCAGCGACCGTACCCGACAGAAAATTCTTGAAGCTGCTCGCAAAATGGGGTATGTACCTAATCCTTTTGCCCAAAAACTGCTAAAGAAGAAAACCCTAAACATAGGCATAATCGTCCCGGAATTCAGTCACAGTTACTTTTCGGAAGTAATCTTCAGTGCGCAAGAAAAGCTGTTGGAAAACGATTACCAGACTTTAATCATGTCATCGCATGAAAGTTCGGAATTGGAACGAAAAAATATAGAAACATTGGTAAACCATATGGTGGATGGCCTTATCATTTCACTTTGTAATGGTAGTCTTAATCATGAATACATTAACGATGTGATCGAATCCGGAATTCCCATTGTCCAATTTAATAGGGTATCCAAGAAAGTAAACTCTCCAAAAGTAGAGTTTAACGACTATAAATGGGCTGTATTCGGCACTGAGCACCTGATTTCCCAAGGCTGCCAAAACCTGATCCATTTAGCTCTTCCCAGACACCTTCCCTTGGGACATCAGCGCATTTTGGGGTTTAAAAAAGCATTGGAAAAACACCGAATTGCCCATAAGGATCACCAGGTCATTGAAGCCGGAATCACCGTACAGGACGGGGAAGAGGCCATGTCCAGGTATTTGGAAAATCATGGATGCCCAGATGGCATATTGGCTGCAGGAGACCCCTTGGCTATCGGTGCCATGAAAATCCTGAAGCGAAAAGGGATCGCTATACCAGAAAAAGTCAAAGTTATGGGCTTTACGGAATCTGCCATGGCCTTGGTCGTCGAGCCAGAGCTGTCAAGTATATCACAGCCTACGGACCAAATTGGCCATTTGATTTCCAAGTTTTTATTGGATCAAATCGCCGGTATCGATAAGTCCAATGAACATTACCTCTTTGATGGAAAACTGAACATTAGGGAATCTACTTCCTGCACTGGTCAGTAAAAATGCGGGCCGTCAGTCGTTTTACAGCGACGGCATCCCAATAGTTATTTTTTAATTTCCTGGTTTCTTTCCATATGGATATACCCCCATTTCCTTATGGCCTTCACCAAAGGAAAAAGGGTATCGCCATAGGCTGTTAAGGAGTACTCGACTTTGGGAGGCACCTCTGCAAAAACCTTGCGTGCTATTATTCCATCCTCTTCGAGCTCATCCAGTTGCTTTGCGATCATCCGCTCGCTAATGGTAGGCAAAGTCCGGTTCATTTCGCTGAACCGGTTTACCCCTTTCTTGATCAGCATGATCAACGTGGTTTTACATTTTCCTTTGATCACTTGCAAAAAAGCGTCCGATGGGCAATCGACTTCAATTTCTTTTAAATTATCCATAATTTTATTTCCCTAATAACCAGTAAACATGTGGTCAAGTTCAGTAACTGAACAAAATGTAAGTCATTGATTATTTGACTTATCCAATATACCTTTAAAAGAAAAACTATGAAAGAAACGTTCAACGCATTTCTGGTTTCCGAAAAAGAAGAAGGTATCCATCAGGAGATTGCCCAGTTACCGTTTTCTGCATTGCCTTCCAAAGGGGTTTTGATCAAGGTCCGTTATTCATCGGTCAACTTCAAGGACGCCCTATCGGCCACCGGTAACAAAGGGGTTACTAAAAAATTCCCCCATGTGCCAGGTATCGATGCCGTTGGGGAAGTGGTAGATCCTGACGATTCGCCATACCGAAAAGGAGACAAAGTCCTCGTTACGGGCTATGATCTAGGCATGAATACATGGGGCGGCTATGGAGAATACACCAAAGTCCCCGAGTCATGGATCCTGTCCTTACCGAAGGGTTTATCAGAAAAAGAATCCATGTGTTACGGGACAGCAGGACTGACAGCAGGATTATCTGTTTCCAAAATCATCAATGCCGGAATTGTCCCTAATGATGGTCCAGTGATAGTCAGTGGTGCCAGTGGTGGCGTCGGTAGTATCACTACTGCAATTCTGAGTAAATTAGGATATGAAGTTCACGTAATCACTTCAAAAAACAATCCTGAATATTTCCAAGACACACTTGGAGCATCTAGCATCCTGAGTCGGGAAGCGTTTGTTGAACAACATAATAAAAAACCTATGTCCCGTCCTACCTATGCTGCTGGAATCGATTGTACAGGAGGAGAAATCCTCTCCGGAATAGTCAAGTCCGTCAAATATAGTGGTATCGTTACTTGCTGTGGCATGGTGGCATCTCCAGAAATCCATACCAGTATTTTTCCATTTATCTTAAGAGGAATCAGTTTGATCGGAATTGATTCTGTGGAAATCCCTTTAACACAAAAGGAAGATATCTGGCAAAAACTGGCCAAGGAATGGAAGCCATCACAATTGGAAAAATTGGCCAAGGAAATCTCGTTGGATCAACTTTCTGAAGAAATCAGTACAATCCTCAATGGTAAGGCCAAGGGACGGGCTATCCTAACCCATTAGGACCACCCGGGGAAAGCAGCCAATTCGAAAAGTAAGAACAGTACCTTTAACCCTGACCATAATGGACAAATATGGTCAGGGCCTTTTATTCTTTTAATTTTGCTAACAACTATCGAAAACCGAAGCGGGTAAAAGGTATATGCTAAAAGAATTTGTGCTCCCTTTTTAGAGGCATGAAAGCACCACACGCTATAAATAAGCAGGCTATTTTCTACCTAAACAATCTCTCTGGGGCGATGGACACCACCCAATGGATGACTTTCATATCATTTTTTTACTTATTTGACCTTTCCAATTCCATTTTAAAAACCGTCGAAATTTCATTTAGCCCTTTATCCGGAACGACCAAGGTCAGTGTTTCAGGACTTAGTTCCCAGTCAACGGTTTGACCCGTCCCCAGTACCGTAATATCCCTAATTTTGCCAGGTGGTATATTCCTATGGTAACCGCCGATTTCTCGTAATTCGATTGTGGCCCCTGGCTTAGGCTGTCCCAATAAAAACACGTACATCGCATTTTTATCCTTCGCGACGGTAAATCTTATATCTTCAGCGGTATATTCCACATTCGAAGATTGTCCGCCATGTGTACCATCTGCTATTTTTGCAGGCCCCCAACCAAAAACAGTATGAGGCCTGGTTCCGTAAACCGCTTCCTTATGGATAGCCATCCAGCCACCTATTTCCTTCAATATTTTTCGTTGTTCCTGATTGATCACACCATCTGCCCTAGGAGAAACATTTAACAATACAATCCCATTCTTGCTCCATACATCAATCATGTTTCTGACCACCAAAGCTGCATCTTTATATTTTTCTCCTTCGACGTACATCCAACGCCTTTCCCCTAGGGTAATATCCGTCATCCAAGGAATGGGAGATACATCCCGTCTTCCACCTTGCTCAATATCATGAACACTATAAGCCAATGGCATATCATCTTGTTTATGGCAGAGAACGACCTCTTGGCCATTCTTAAGGCCATTGTTAAAGAAATTGGCAGCCATCTGTTCACGGGTACTGACTGGTATCAGGTTTAGCCATGAGTCATACCATAGAATGTCCGGATCATATTTTCTCACTACTTCATCTACCTGGTTAAGCCAATATTGGTTAAACAGATCGATGGATTCCCAGTTACCAAATAACTTTCTAAGTTTTGGTTCTGTAGTCGCAGTGGGTAAGTCAGGGTGATAAGGGTAATGACTGTCATACCCATTTGAGCCCCAATTTTCAGGATTCCCTGCATTTCTCTGACCATTTCTAGCATGATGGAAAGTAGCTAAGGTCCTAATATTTCGCTCCTTCAAAGCTTCAAATAATTCTCCTGTCACGTCTCGTTTGGGACCCATGTCCATTGCATTCCATGGATTCACTTCACTGTCCCACATGGCAAATCCATCGTGATGCTGTGCGACTGGCCCAGCAAATTTAGCGCCTGCCATTCTGAACAAGTTTGCCCAGTCCTCCGGGTCAAAACACTCTGCGGTAAACATAGGGATAAAGTCTTCATAGCCAAACTCCTCGATCGCACCAAAATTTTCCTGATGATATTTATTGATCCAGCTCCCCTTTATATACATAAAATGAGGATACCATGCACTTCCAAATGCCGGTACACTATATGGACCCCAATGAAAATATATCCCTAGTTTTGCATCGACAAACCACTCTGGCGCAGCCTCATGCCGAGAAAGTGACCTGGCATTTGGGTAATAGTCTTCGCGCTCCTTTTGGTCTTGTTGAGCGATAACTTCACTTAAAAGCAGCGTCACAAATACCATCGGAAACAGTAAATATTTAACCTTCATTGTTTGGACTTTAGTTGGTTATGTTGATTTTCAATTCGCTGCCGTTGCTTTTTACTGAGTGACTGCTGGTAATGAAACTCAGGACTTAGGTTCATGTAATGTCCTTTCATTTCCTGGTCATCGATATCTTGACTCAAATCACAATCAAACCGAGTCAATACCGTGTGGTTGTGCTCCCAATC
It encodes:
- a CDS encoding alpha-L-fucosidase, translating into MKVKYLLFPMVFVTLLLSEVIAQQDQKEREDYYPNARSLSRHEAAPEWFVDAKLGIYFHWGPYSVPAFGSAWYPHFMYIKGSWINKYHQENFGAIEEFGYEDFIPMFTAECFDPEDWANLFRMAGAKFAGPVAQHHDGFAMWDSEVNPWNAMDMGPKRDVTGELFEALKERNIRTLATFHHARNGQRNAGNPENWGSNGYDSHYPYHPDLPTATTEPKLRKLFGNWESIDLFNQYWLNQVDEVVRKYDPDILWYDSWLNLIPVSTREQMAANFFNNGLKNGQEVVLCHKQDDMPLAYSVHDIEQGGRRDVSPIPWMTDITLGERRWMYVEGEKYKDAALVVRNMIDVWSKNGIVLLNVSPRADGVINQEQRKILKEIGGWMAIHKEAVYGTRPHTVFGWGPAKIADGTHGGQSSNVEYTAEDIRFTVAKDKNAMYVFLLGQPKPGATIELREIGGYHRNIPPGKIRDITVLGTGQTVDWELSPETLTLVVPDKGLNEISTVFKMELERSNK